The DNA sequence CCAATATAAGCCAAGGCCCCCCGAATCTATCTCCCAGTTGCAAAAACTCAGACCAGAATTTTTTCTTAGCATGAAGATAAGGGGGACCATAAACACACGAAAGAAGCCAAGGGTGGGAAGCGGGATCCGAATACACTATCCCCGATATATGATTACAAGAACACGAAATACATTCAAAAATAAACCCAGCCTTCCAAGCCAAGATAATACCACCCGCATTGCCTCTAGCCGGAACACagacattaaaataaaaatggagGGATTTAAGAGTACGTGTCAGAGGATTAGCATCCACCTTAAGCTCGGTAAGAAAGAGAAAATCAGGAGCTCGAGACCGGATGAGGGACTTCAATTCCCGAACTGTAGAGGTCTGCCCTAACCCTCTACAGTTCCAAGCAATGCCTCTCATGGCTCCTATGGAGGAGATTCTACATTCTCCTCCACAGGGGTATGAGAGTAAGCAGACCCACTCGAAACAGCATCATCAATCACAAATGAACCAATCAAGGGGTTCTTCAAAATACCAGATCGGCTTGGAGAGTTAGAACTATCCTCAGAAGGCTCATCAAGTACCATATCAGGATCATTCTCTTTTTGCTTGGAGTCCCAGGGAAAGTCGCGGACTACACCTGGGTACTTGCGGTGGATTTTGTGAGGCCTTGAGGAAAGAGATGCAGAAGATTCAAACTTCCTTTTCTTGAAAGGAATAGTCCTCTCATTAACCTCGGAAGAAGCCGGGACTCCAATATCACCTCCTATCTTGCGAATCTCATACAAATCAAGCTTGCCAAAATGTTTGAGATCATTCATTAACTCCTCTTGAGCTTTAAAGAAATGAGACAAAGCTTGCTCTTCATTTATTTGAACTTGATTTTCACAATCACCAACGGGCTTTGAAGATGTGAGACCAATTTGCCCACCATTAGCTTGGTCCAAAAGAACTGGCCCAATATTAGTTTGAGTAGGATTAGAAATAATCGGGTCCACATGCCCAacattagaaaaattatttaaatttgattccTCCAAAACAGGCCCACCACTCATTAAAAACGGCACAACCTGTTGGACCGGCCCACTGGGATGGGAGATATCTTGATTCAAAATTTTAGGCCCACATTCCAACTGCTCTTCAGCTGGCCCAAGAAGCTTCAAACCCGGCCCACACGGAGACGGCCCACCATCCAGAGAAGACAAGTCAACGGCCACagcatttgaatttaaaattaaattcgtACCCTCCACGCATGGTCTCCTCAAAGAAGAAATTCCAACATAGTCTTTTCCTTGCATCCGAACCCCAATACCACCACTATTACCCGAAGTAGCAAAAGAGTCCTTACCACCTGCAGCCGATTGCTTAGGATGCCACACCAATCGCTGGAGCTCCCCAGACTTAGCTGCTGCACGATGGGTCACCATCAAAGAGCGTCTCGGTCGACGAAACATCCCAGTGACACCCATCGGTTCACCAGCAACCGGAGCCGGAGACGCCATTAATGGACGATACGCACCACCTTTCTTCACCACGGCCAAGGAGGAGACAGTACTAGGACCACCGAAGGATGGACCAGAGAATACGTCGTGGTACGCGGAGGACGTTGAGAGCCACGGACCATACATTGGGAAAGGAATACCATCACACTTCGCCACCGTCACCGGCGACGACAACGAACAGCCTCGTCGTTGATGACCCAGACGACCGCAGTGGTAGCAAAAAATCCCAATCTTTTCAAACTTAACTTGCAACCATTGTTTCACACCAGAATTTAAATCAAAAAAGCACCCTGAACATAAGGGTTTATGAATGTCAATATCCACCAAGATCTTGAAAAATGTTGTGCACGAGGCTGGTTTGTCCTCCTCCATATCAAGCTTTATCACAGACCCGACCAAGCCCCCAAGAAGAAATCCATTAGCACTTGAGTAAAACTCATGGGGAAGGTTGTGAACTTGCACCCAAACTCTTAGAGAATTAAACACAATCGGCCCGTCGACACTCGGAGTCCAATCTTGCAAAGCCAACGTATAACCACGAACACACCAAGGACCGTTTGCAAGAGCCCAGTTCCTGTCATTACCATtatcaaacccaaacttgaaaaCATTTGAGGTCTTCACATCATCCACCATGGCCACAACACTAACCGGCTTTTTCCAAGTTTTAGCCACAAAATCCAAAACAGTAGGGATATCCACAATCATGGGAGCAATTACTTTCCCGTACAAACACGATGAAGCTAACGCCTTAACCGAAGAAGGGCACGGAGAAAGCTTGACAGAGGTTTCCATGCACGTAAAGTTCTTTCCTTTAAGGGAAGAGTTGGAGGCAATGATTGGCTCCATAAATACACACAAACAGAGAAGTAAATGGACCCCAAAGACACACTACCTACCCAAATCTCACCAACTCCAAATAACTGTAAAAAAGGAGAACTTTACACAAGAAAAACACTCAACCCCACCCAAGTCAAACTCAGACAAACAAACACAagataaagaaacaaaagaagccAAAGAGATAGACTGACCACGCACGAACAGAGAAAGAACAAAGGGAACTAAGCAAGGGCCAGCTTACCAACACAGAAACAAGAAGCGTGAGACTTAAGGGTGACACGAAAGAAGGACGACTCAAAGACGAGAGAGAGAAAGTAGATGACCATCTCTCCTCGTCACAAGTTTTAGTTTTAAACTTTGATAATACCATTTTAATTCAATTAGCAGTACAGAACAAAAATTAACTAGGCATGACATTATTACATTGTTTTTTACCAagtcaaagaaggagagaagttGGAAGAAGTTCATAAGAGGAATTATTGAACGttattgaaaattatatttctttggCTGAATTTAAGGATCAAGGCTGTGGAGAATTTTGTTCAAGTTTAACAAAATGAGATGGTGATGCTCTAGTTTTTAAGGTCCTTCGCCTTTCAATTCTCTTGTAAATGCTAGAGAAAACTTTATTTTGATTGAAATTCTTCTGTATACTATCTAAACTACCCCATCAATGAGattcttttctttaatttgccAATAAGTCGTGGTAATTATATAGGATTATGTTTCAACAATGCATAAAAACCAGATTGTTTGGTTTCATGGAAGAGCATAACTGCTGTGATCATATCTTGCATATTATTTATGAATGCTTTGATTGATTCATGGTTTGTTTTGTGCAGTTCGAAGACGATGTTTACTTACCAACAGATGAACCACATGGATCAATTGAAGCCAGCCTAAGCCGATACTGGTCCAAACTGTAGTGGCTTACCCTGGTATGCTGGAGTGCACACTCGTTCATCCTCACTTCTGGGAAATGAAATTTTCATTTTCTTCAACACTGTCGaacccaaaatgtaagtatagTTAATAAAAGAGATCACAAACTCAACTTGAATAAACCTGGATTACGTATCTTGGTAAGTTTTATATGAACTTGTAACATGTTTGAATTGTAATCTAGTGAGTGTTGGTATGAACACATGGAGAATCTGTTTTTGAAGtgttgtaaaataaataatttgtttaaAGTATTTACTAGTGCTGCATAGAAACAATTATAATGTAATTTGttgcaaaaaaaatatatatataaataaataaatctaagcAGACTTAACAACGAGAGTAAAATGTGGTCCAAAGAAGTTTAAATAGGATTACAGCATAATTGACTTGAACAAATGAAAATCTCATTCTGATTCAATTTGCGCACAAGTATGAAGAAAACAATTCCTCTTAAACTCCACAAACAAGTTCTGCAAGATACTTGTAATCCTTGATAAGACTTATCTTCAAGTTTCTAAGACATTCTTTCAATGTCATGAAGAAGAGTAAGATGTAGAGCTGGGTAAAATCATCTTATCTCATGGACAAATACTCCCCAGTCCCCACTATCCCAAAACACACTAGAACAACTGAGTTACGCCTAATTGTTCTTAAGATTATCATGGCTCATAGGCAAACATTTTGTCCAGAAATAAAAACTCCACCATTGCTACATTTTTACTTTCACGTTGACTCCATTCTTTACGTTAAGCACAGAATTTCAGCACAGTTGCATGACTTCTCCTCAGAACTGGATAAGCTGAGTAAGTACTATGGGTGTATGCATCATGGAAATATCTCTTAAAAAGTAGATTACTATGGGTGCATGCATGGAAAGAGTTTTTCATGTGACAATAACCGCGATACAATTAAGAAGAGTTTCTCAAGTTCTTCAAAATTAACAGAACTAATCATCCTGAAAAGTATTAGTTTGTTCAATGTGCCAAAGTCATATTGCCACATTGAACAAAAAGAGGAAGGTGATGAAATTTCATAAAGAGATTGTTAGTTTTGGAGGAGttgcaaagaaaaaaaaaacataatagaGCTCCTTTTCATTAACGTAGCAGCACAGAAACGTGAGGGCTTCAACTGTTTAGTTTGGGCTTAATGCCCATTATTGGTCCAAGCCCAACAAAAGATGTATaactttctttctttgtttcttctttttcttgctGAATGTAAAAGTAagcttaataaattaataataattatgaaatgATCTCCGTCCCTCTGTTCCGCTACGCACTCTCTCGCCATGGATTCGCAAGAAAATCTTCAACCCATTAACAGACCAGAGCGAAATCAAAATCCCAATTCAAAGACTTATCTTTTGGTTTCAATCCTTATACTCTTCGTAGCAATCTCCTTCACTTTTACCAAAACTGACTACTACAAAATTCAACTCCTCAGACATAAATTCTCATCACACTCCAATATTTTCCAAGCTTTTCTGGAGTTTCTTGCTCCAACTCAAAAGCCCAGAAAAACCCAAACTCCAAAACCCATTTCTAAGCCTCCTTACTGTGTCCTATGGATGGCTCCTTTCCTTTCAGGTGGTGGGTACAGTTCAGAAAGTTGGTCATATATCTTGGCCCTTCATGAAAATGTAAAAAGCCCACTTTTTAGATTGGCCATTGAGCATCATGGTGATCTAGAATCATTGGATTTTTGGGAGGGTTTACCAGTTTCTACCAAAAACTTGGCAGTTGAGCTTCACCAAACTGAATGTACTATGAGTGAAACTATTGTGATTTGTCATAGTGAGCCTGGTGCTTGGTACCCTCCATTGTTTGAAACTATGCCGTGCCCACCAGGTGCTTACCAAAATTTCAAGGCTGTGATTGGTAGGACCATGTTTGAGACTGACAGGGTGAACGCTGAACATGTCAATAGATGTAACAAAATGGATTATGTTTGGGTGCCTACGGAATTTCATGTATCAACATTTATAGAAAGTGGGGTTGATCCATCTAAAGTTGTGAAGATTGTTCAACCTATTGATGTGAAGTTCTTTGATCCACTTGCGTATAAGCCTTTAAATCTAGATTCTACAGGGCATTTGGTTTTAGGAGCAAGAACCAATAGTTTGAATTCAAAGTTTGTTCTTTTGAGTGTCTTTAAGTGGGAGTATAGGAAAGGATGGGATGTGTTGTTGAAGTCATATTTGGAGGAGTTTTCTGGCGCTGATGGTGTTAGTTTGTATCTTTTAACAAATCCATATCACTCTGATGGAGATTTTGGGAATAAGATAGTGGACTTTGTTGAGAACTCTGATATAACAAAACCAGTTACTGGTTGGGCTCCTATATATGTCATAGACAACCACATAGCTCAAACTGATTTGCCTCGGCTCTACAAGGCAGCCGACGCCTTTGTTCTTCCATCAAGAGGAGAAGGGTGGGGAAGACCCATTGTGGAAGCCATGGCAATGTCCTTGCCAGTAATAGCTACCAATTGGTCCGGGCCAACTGAGTTTTTGACAGAAGAAAATAGCTATCCATTGGCATTTGATAGAATGAATGAAGTAACTGAGGGACCTTTTAGAGGGCACCTTTGGGCAGAACCTTCTGTTAGTGAGCTTCGTGTTTTGATTAGGCATGTGATGAACAACATGGATGAAGCCAAGGCAAGAGGCAAAAAAGCAAGGGAAGACATGATTAGAAGGTTCTCCCCAGAGATTGTTGCCAATATCCTTGCTGATGCTATACAAAATATACTTGAGAAGTCCAATGATTAGCcccattttttctttattattttatgttttcatTTGTGAGACACTCCTCTAAAAGACCTACACAAAGTAATGCCACCTTTTTATGAAATGCATCTGTGAATTTACCAAAGCTTTCTATGAAATGTGGGTTTAT is a window from the Cannabis sativa cultivar Pink pepper isolate KNU-18-1 chromosome 1, ASM2916894v1, whole genome shotgun sequence genome containing:
- the LOC115705396 gene encoding uncharacterized protein LOC115705396, yielding MDSQENLQPINRPERNQNPNSKTYLLVSILILFVAISFTFTKTDYYKIQLLRHKFSSHSNIFQAFLEFLAPTQKPRKTQTPKPISKPPYCVLWMAPFLSGGGYSSESWSYILALHENVKSPLFRLAIEHHGDLESLDFWEGLPVSTKNLAVELHQTECTMSETIVICHSEPGAWYPPLFETMPCPPGAYQNFKAVIGRTMFETDRVNAEHVNRCNKMDYVWVPTEFHVSTFIESGVDPSKVVKIVQPIDVKFFDPLAYKPLNLDSTGHLVLGARTNSLNSKFVLLSVFKWEYRKGWDVLLKSYLEEFSGADGVSLYLLTNPYHSDGDFGNKIVDFVENSDITKPVTGWAPIYVIDNHIAQTDLPRLYKAADAFVLPSRGEGWGRPIVEAMAMSLPVIATNWSGPTEFLTEENSYPLAFDRMNEVTEGPFRGHLWAEPSVSELRVLIRHVMNNMDEAKARGKKAREDMIRRFSPEIVANILADAIQNILEKSND